In Desulfovibrio sp. 86, the following proteins share a genomic window:
- a CDS encoding outer membrane protein assembly factor BamD, translating to MHKKLLRSILLAMSMLMVSGCGIIDMIYLPPAEDTAQEIFEAANDAMSEKNYVRAVELYNKLRDTYPFSPYTIDAELSLGDAYFLDEEYELATESYKDFESLHPRHEAIPYVLYQTGMSLMKQFRSVDRATTELQEAYDYFNRLHQMYPDSPYAKGAEEHMVTCRKLMAEHELYIADVFWHMKKYGPAWHRYEFIIKDFPDVPEVAEHAKEKSLAAYHNYKEEQAVEIRQKRQGSWREWFKWL from the coding sequence ATGCATAAAAAACTGCTACGCTCCATTTTGCTTGCCATGAGCATGCTCATGGTTTCCGGTTGCGGCATCATTGATATGATCTATCTTCCGCCAGCCGAAGACACCGCGCAAGAAATCTTTGAAGCCGCCAACGACGCCATGAGTGAGAAAAACTATGTGCGTGCCGTGGAGCTGTACAACAAACTGCGCGATACGTATCCATTCAGTCCTTATACCATTGATGCAGAGCTGTCATTGGGCGACGCCTATTTCCTCGATGAGGAATACGAACTGGCCACTGAAAGCTACAAGGATTTTGAATCCCTGCACCCAAGGCATGAGGCCATACCCTACGTGCTGTATCAGACGGGCATGTCTCTGATGAAGCAGTTCCGCTCCGTTGACAGAGCGACCACTGAACTTCAGGAAGCCTACGATTACTTCAACAGACTGCACCAGATGTATCCTGATTCTCCGTACGCCAAGGGTGCAGAAGAACACATGGTTACCTGCCGCAAGCTTATGGCGGAGCATGAACTCTACATCGCCGATGTCTTCTGGCACATGAAAAAATATGGCCCTGCCTGGCACCGGTACGAATTCATTATAAAGGATTTCCCGGACGTGCCCGAAGTGGCTGAACACGCCAAAGAAAAAAGCCTGGCAGCCTACCACAACTATAAAGAAGAACAGGCTGTAGAAATACGGCAAAAGCGTCAAGGCTCTTGGCGAGAATGGTTTAAGTGGTTGTAA
- a CDS encoding NAD(P)/FAD-dependent oxidoreductase, with the protein MKSYDAVVIGGGPAGVTAAMYLARSGCSVLLPERLTSGGQLLQTEALENYPGFPKGIKGYELADLFTEHLEGLTVDRPAIVVESISGSAGQFTVHTAEEDYLCKVVLVCSGARHRHLGLEGEDRLRGRGVSYCALCDGNFFRNQTVAVVGGGNAAMEESLYLTKIVSKLHLIHRRDSFRGLKVYQDRLESMPDKVDLLRSSVITQLHGEDHLTGLTVKNLQTGQEKLLAVDGLFIYVGFAPVTNFLPQGIELDAQGFIVTDTEMRSNIPGIFAAGDIRSKLCRQVITAAGDGATAAQAAFVFLEQLHA; encoded by the coding sequence CGGTCCTGCCGGCGTTACCGCAGCCATGTATCTGGCGCGGTCCGGCTGCAGCGTTCTTTTGCCTGAGCGGCTGACCTCCGGTGGTCAATTGCTGCAGACGGAGGCGCTGGAGAACTATCCGGGCTTTCCCAAAGGCATCAAAGGCTACGAGCTTGCCGATCTTTTTACGGAGCATCTTGAAGGTTTGACGGTAGACCGACCCGCCATAGTGGTTGAGTCCATTTCCGGTTCGGCGGGTCAGTTTACCGTGCATACTGCTGAAGAAGACTATTTGTGCAAAGTGGTGCTCGTATGCTCTGGCGCCAGACACCGCCACCTTGGCCTGGAAGGCGAAGACAGGCTGCGTGGGCGCGGTGTTTCGTACTGCGCCCTTTGTGACGGCAACTTCTTTCGCAACCAGACTGTAGCCGTGGTTGGCGGCGGTAATGCGGCAATGGAAGAAAGCCTGTATCTTACCAAGATAGTAAGCAAACTCCACCTCATTCACAGGCGTGACAGTTTCCGCGGACTCAAGGTTTATCAGGACAGGCTTGAGAGCATGCCCGACAAGGTAGACCTTTTGCGCAGCTCCGTCATTACCCAGTTGCACGGCGAAGATCACCTGACTGGCCTGACCGTTAAAAATCTCCAGACTGGTCAGGAAAAATTGTTGGCAGTTGACGGACTTTTTATTTATGTAGGCTTTGCGCCTGTGACAAACTTTTTGCCGCAAGGCATTGAACTTGATGCACAGGGCTTTATTGTGACTGATACGGAAATGCGCTCCAATATCCCCGGCATTTTTGCCGCTGGCGACATTCGCTCCAAGCTTTGCCGCCAGGTCATCACTGCCGCCGGCGATGGCGCAACCGCCGCACAAGCGGCATTTGTCTTCCTGGAACAGCTCCATGCATAA